Part of the Rhodothermus bifroesti genome, CCTCTGCTCGACGAAGCAGGCCTACTACGGCTTCTAGGAAAATAATTGCTGCTAAGCTTAGGCAAGGGTATGGAACATGCCGATGAGTTACGTTGTAAAGCTAAATTCGTTATCTAAAAAGTTAAAGTGGGCAAGTTTTGAATTTGCCTGCATAAAGTAGGCCTATGTTGCGCTAAAGCTATAAAAAACGCTCCCGATACTGAAAATTACCCTGGTATACCAACTGAAGTATGGGAAGTACAGGTATGGGTGTACGTGCTGAGGATGTATGCCTGATGATGCAGCATGTCTGTAAAGCAGCCATTGCCCTTTTGCGGGAAAGCCAGCCGCTGAGCGAAGAGCTAAGCCTGGTGCAAACAGCAAAGCTGGTTGCGCTGCGGCGATCTTTGGAGGACATGGTGACCCTCTACAGAGCTTACGAAGAACAGGAGCAAAAGCGCCTGCACGCGTAAAATTGGGTGTGGACCACGTTTGACTTTTTTGTGCTTTTCGCTTACTTGCTGGCCTCGGTGCTGTTGGGGTTGTGGGCTGGCAGGCGTCAGCAGAGTGCCACAGATTACTTCCTGGGCAATCGATCGTTGCCCTGGGGGGCGGTTTGTCTTTCCGTAGTGGCCACTGAGACGAGCACGCTTACAGTTATTGGCATTCCCGCTGTGGCCTACGGAGGCAATCTGAGCTTTTGGAAGTTAACGTTGGGATATGTGCTGGGGCGGGTGCTGGTTAGCGTTTTGCTTTTGCCGCGCTACTATGAGCGGGCGCTGACGACAGCTTACGGTTATCTCGGCATGCGCTTTGGCGAGGGCATGCGCACAGCAGCTTCGCTGGTGTTTCTGGGGACGCGACTTTTAGCCGATGGCGTGCGGTTGTTTGCCACTGCTATTCCGATCAAAGTAATTGCCGATCAGCTGGGTCTTGCGACTTCATATCTAGAGATTATTCTTGTCGTGGCAGGAGTGACGGTGCTTTACACGCTGATTGGTGGACTGCGGGCTGTGGTTTGGCTCGACGTTATGCAGCTTTTCGTATACTTAGGGGGTGCATTGGCCACGCTCATCGTGCTTGGGCTTAACGCGCCGGACCAGTGGTGGTCGATGGCGGCGCAGGCCGGAAAAACCCAGCTCCTTGTGCCTGGGGCCGAGTTTAGTCCGCTGCGTTGGCTGACCGAGCCCTATGTGTTTGTGACGGCTGTCATCGGGGGGGCAGTGTTTTCAATGGCTTCGCATGGCACAGACCATCTTATGGTGCAGCGTCTGCTGGCCTGTCGAACGCTGCGTGACAGCCAAAAGGCTCTTATTGGCAGCGGCATTCTTGTCATGGGACAGTTTGCGCTGTTTTTGCTGGTAGGTTTGCTGCTTTGGGTGCACTATGGAGGGGCGAGCCCCCAAGAGCTAGGGCTTTCACGTACTGACGAAGTTTTTCCCCACTTCATCATTGAAGGGCTGCCCCCGGGCATTTCTGGTCTGCTGCTGGCGTCTATTTTGGCTGCTGCGATGAGCACGCTCTCTTCGTCGCTGAACGCGCTGGCTTCGTCGACGCTGTTTGATCTCTACGAACGCTGGCGGGGGCGGACGATGACGGAGCAACAGTCGCTGCGTGTTTCACGATGGCTCACATTAGGCTGGGCGCTGGTTTTTGTCGGATTTGCCAGCCTGTTTGAAAGCACCCAAAATCCAGTCGTTGAGCTGGGACTTTCGATTGCATCGTTTACTTATGGGGGGCTTTTGGGGGCATTTCTGCTAGGACGGTGGAACCCGAAGGTCTCACAGAGGCAGGCGATCGTAGCTTTTGTAGCTTCAGTGGGACTGATGGCATTGATTGTGCTGGGGGTATGGCTCCGTCCGGATGGTCAGGTGGTCCTAGCTTGGAGACCAGATCCAGTCCGTATTGCTGCCGAAGGTTTGCGTAGCCTGGCTTGGCCTTGGTATACCCTTGTGGGCGCACTGCTCACGTTAGGTCTTGGATCCTTCCCGTTACTGCGGCATAGCTTCAAGCATTAGATGCTACCTGCCGATGCGCCTTAAAAAATACACGTCTGCGTTACACCAACGTTTCCGGATGCGGACGCCTGTGCAGCATTTAGCGTGGGGGCGAGAAGCAGAAGCTCGGAGCGAGCGACGGCGAGAGTGGATGATTAAGGCGGCCATTTGGCTGAGCTTAATCTTCCTGACAATGATTGCCTTCCCGCGCAAGGAGGTCTATCAGTTCACTGTACAAGTTGGAGAAGTCTGGCAGCATAATGACCTGGAAGCTCCCTTCGACTTTGCGCTTTATAAAGATGCTGCTCAGCTGGCCAACGAGCGGCGGCAGGTGATGCTGCAGACCCCGCCTTATTTTCGTGAGGTGCCTGATGCCCTTGCGCGCATGCAAATGAACCGGGATTCGGTGCGGCACCAACTTGAGCGCATTTTTACCGCTTATGTGCGCTACCATCGAAATATGGCCCAAGGGCGTTTGGAAATAGCCCAGGCCGATTCGCTGCGCTATCTGGAGCTGCGTCGCAATGCCCGCGTTAAGCTAACGCCCGAGCAATGGCGTTTATTGAGTGAAGATTATCTGGCCCATGCCTTGGGTAATGCCCCATCACGGCGATCACCATTGTATGCTCAGCTTCTTCAGGAAGCTTGGGCGTTTGGCGTGCAAGTGCTGCAGCTGGGCCTTATAGATGTACCCAGGGACAGCGTTTTGACCGAAGAACTTATCGTACGCAGCGAAGCCGAGCGCAGCGAACGCATTGTTCCGGTTAGTCGCGTTTTTGGACTTGATGAAGCCTATGCTGCCGCACGTGAGCACTTTGCGCGGCAGTTTGAAGGCCGTGCAGAGCTGATCAACACGGCTGTAGCCTTTTTCCGGGCCATTTTGGTGCCTTCTTATGTGTATCTTCGCGCCGAAACATTGCATGCCTGGCAGGAGCGGCAGGCCCGCATTTCACCCACGTATGGGTTGGTTAAAGCCGGCGAGGTTATTGTGCAGCGCGGGCAAGTGATTACCGAAGACATCAAGCGCAAATTGACTTCACTGGAGCGGGCGCAGCAAGAACGAGGAGGGGCTGTTTTACTTTGGAAACGGGTACTTGGGCAATTGCTCCTTACGCTGGCGACCTATCTGTTTTTCTTTCTTTACTTGTTTTTGCTTCGCCGGCCGATTTTTGACAACAATGCGCAGGTTTTGCTGATTGCACTCATTTTTGCGGCCATTTTGGGACTTTATGCCATTGCCGTGCGGCTACCCACTTTGGCCATGTATGCAGTGCCGGTAGCGATTGCTTCGGTGCTTCTTACGGTGATCTTTGACTCTCGGGTGGCTTTGTTTGGGACGATCACGCTAGCTTTTATTGGGGGCCACTTGTTGAGTTACAATTTTGAGTTTGTGTTTGCTACAGTGTTTGCGGGTACGCTGGGCATTTTTAGCGTGCGCGACATTAAAAACCGCGGGCAGTTTTTCTTGAGTGCAGGCATGGTGTTTTTGGGATACTTGGTTGTCTTGGGGGCTTCGGCGCTTTGGCATCCGGCTGCCAGCGGACGGTTTTTGTCGGATCTTCTGCTGGTGGGACTCAACGCGATACTGCTGCTGCTGGCGTATCCTTTGCTGTGGGTGTTTGAACGGGCTTTTGATATTACCACAGACCTAACGCTGCTGGAGCTGTCCGATACCAACCGCCCGCTGCTGAAAGAGCTCAGCTTACGTGCACCGGGTACCTTCAACCATTCACTTCAGGTAGCTAACCTGGCCGAAGCTGCCGCAGCAGCTATCGGGGCCAATGCGCTTTTGGTTCGTGTAGGAGCGCTTTACCACGACATCGGCAAAATGGTCAAGCCCGAGTATTTTGTGGAAAATCAGCGGCCTGGCATGAATCCGCACGCGAACCTCAAGCCGCGGATGAGTGCGCTCATCATTGCTAGCCATGTCAAGGAAGGTCTAGAAATTGGCCGGCAATACGGGTTGCCACGACGCGTGTTGGATTTTATTCCTATGCACCACGGCACGTCGCGCATTGAGTATTTTTATCGAAAGGCCATAGAGCAAACAGGTGATCCTAATCTGCCCGACACCGAGTTTCGCTATCCTGGCCCAAAGCCGAACTCTAAGGAGACGGCCATTTTAATGCTGGCCGATTCGGTCGAGGCAGCCAGTCGCACGATTGAAGAGCCTACCCATAAGCGCTTGGAGGCACTCATTGAGCAAATCGTGCAGGCGCGCATCGAAGATGGGCAGCTGGACGACACAGACTTAACGTTCCAGGATTTGCGTCAAATTAAGCAGACGTTTTTACAAATGCTCTTGGCCATTTACCATATTCGCATTAAGTATCCGGGAGACGAAGCCGAAAGCTTAGAGCCCGATGCGGAAGCACTACGCACCTCGTCTGCTTCCCGAGGGGCTTGATCAGCTCACAAAAAGACGCTCGCGCAGGGCTTCAAGGGTTTCTGGGCTGATCTGATAGTCGAGTAGCACCAGGGAGCGGTTTGGTGGCGGGGAAAAGCGCCGCCGTCCTTGCGGGGTAGCCGCAAGCACATCTGCTTGTTCCAGCAGTGGCTTGAGGTGACGGTTATCGGTCTCGAGGGCTACAGCCAGCAGTTGTCCTCCAAACCCTGTCGTTACGCGCAACTCGGTGATGAGATGGGGTAAGGTGTCTGACTGGCGGGTAACGAGTCCTAATGTTTCGCGGGGGAGCATGCTGGCAATGCGCTCGAGTGCTTGAGGCTCCAGATAGGCCGTCAGGCCAATCCACTCTGCCTGCGGGAGCTGATGGCGGTGTCGGTGCAGCTCAGCATGTCGTGCCAGTACAATATCGGCATCGGGGTGGTGTGACAGTTCGGCAGGGGTAACCGGTTCGATAAGATCAGGAAAATGCGTCTCAAGCCGGGCGGCAAGCTGCTGGGCCAATTCTTGTGTCGGCGCTAGGCACAGCACTTTAGGGGTAGGGGAGGCTTTTTCTTCTTCAAGCAAGGCCAATTGCTCTTGAAAAAGGTAGTCCATTTCTTCAGCGCTAAGGCCCAGACTGATCAGTCGGCGCAGCGTGTCTTGCAGTAATGCTGCCCCTTGCTCCAGGCGCGCTTCTCGCGTAAGTGGCGTGTAGGTTTCTACAGTGTAGTGCCGGCCGGCATGGCCTCGAAGCAGTCCTTGCTGTTCCAGAAGCTGATAGGCCCGTCGTACAGTGTGAAACGAAACGCCTAGCTGCTGGGCCAGTTGCCGCGTGGAGGGAAGGGTTTCTCCGGGACGTAGCCGGCCGCTAGCAATGTGGTAGCGGAGTTGTGCTGCTAACTGCTCATGTACCGGCCGATGGGTGTCGCGATCAAGCGTAAACATTAGTCAAACTCACTGCACGACAAAAAATAATGGCAGCGGGGGCAGTGGTATTTGCACCGATGCGTTTCCAAGCGGTGGCCGCAGTTAGGACAGTAATTCCACCAATCGCCTGCGCCCGCAAGGGGCTTAGCTTCTGGCTTAGGCTCCGGGGGCTGTGGGGAAGGAGTGCGGGTTAGCTCCATAAAGCCTTGTTCTATAGAAATCTGTTTATAAACGACGTTCTGCTGCAGCGGGTTCAGGGATACCTTGTGCATGAGGCGCTAACTTCCACGTCTTTTAGCCCATTCGTTGGCTTGCACCTTATCGCCAGTTGCTATAGCGTGTGGGGGGTTTGTGAGGCAGTCGAGCAAGGGTCCGGCGCTACTTCCGGGACAGTCTGTTCGGCTTGGCCGTGCAGGGGGTAGTCGGTGCTGGGCTGGTTGAGGGTTTGGCGTCGCAATGCCTGGAGTACTTCCAGCAAGCGCTCTGTCTCAGGCCAGTCTGCGTCCCGTAGCGTCACCAGGTGTTCACCTAGGGCTAAGTGGGTACGGTCGGTGTCGCGCCGCACTTCATAAAGGGGTTGGAGCAGGGCTGGGCGATCCCGGAGTACTTCCCAGAGGCTACGCAGCGCGACCCCTTCGCGCCCGCAGTGCATTTCGGCCAGCGTTTGGTGCAGCCAGTAGACGGTCCATGCTATAGCAAGGAGCGTGGCTAGAGGAAAACCAAGTACCAACCAGGGAATAAGCGGTCTGGCTTCGAGAGCCAGCACAAGCAGTCCGATGCTTAGGGCCACCAGACAGGTGGCCAGTGGCCGCATCAGCGCTGAGCGAAAAGCGCGCAGTTCAGGAAGCTGTGCAGGATGATAACGGCTATAGAAAACCTCCGACATGCGCTATAGGCATTTTTCCTTGTCGGCGGTGGTCGCCTGCCATTCTGGCTCAACGGGGGCGTCAGGCGCTAAGTAGGGGTACTTAAAGTGGCGTGGGGGAACAAAGGTCTCCTTAATGGCGCGTGGCGAGACCCAGCGGAGGAGGTTTAGATAAGAGCCGGCTTTATCGTTGGTGCCCGAGGCGCGTGCGCCGCCAAAAGGCTGTTGGGCTACGATAGCTCCTGTGGGTTTGTCGTTGATGTAGAAGTTTCCTGCAGCATCGGTTAGGCGTTCGGTGGCCAGCAAGATGGCTTGGCGATCTTGGGCAAAGATGGATCCCGTTAGGGCATAGGGCGAGGTGGTGTTGACGAGCTCCAAGGTTTCTTCGAAGCGGGCATCGGGGTAAACATAGACCGACACGACTGGCCCAAAAATTTCCTCGCACATGGTACGGTGTTTGGGATCGGCCACCTCAAGCACCGTAGGCTCAATGAAGTAGCCCTCGGCATCAGTATATCTGCCGCCAAAGAGCACTTTGACGTTAGGATTTTGCTTGGCTTCCTCGATGTAACTGACGATCTTGTCAAAGGCTTTTTTGTCAATGACCGCATTGATAAAGTTGGTAAAGTCCTCGACGGTGCCCATTTTGACCTCGCTAAGCTGGTCCAGAAGCGCACTGCGGATGCGTGGCCAGAGCGACTGAGGTAGGTAGACGCGCGAAGCTGCAGAGCATTTTTGCCCTTGATATTCAAAGCTGCCGCGGACAATAGCCGTAGCCACAGCCTCGGGATCGGCAGAAGCGTGGGCTACAATGAAATCTTTCCCTCCGGTCTCGCCTACAATGCGGGGATAGGTATGGTAACGATCGATGTTTTGTCCGATCGTGCGCCACATGCGGCGGAAGGTATCTGTGGAGCCGGTAAAGTGCAAGCCGGCTAGGTGGGGCGAAGCAAAGACCGTGTCGCCTACGTCAGGTCCATGGCCAGGCACCATGTTGATCACCCCAGGGGGGAGTCCGGCGGCTTCGAGGAGTTTATACAGGAAGTACGCGGAGTAGACAGCTGTGGTGGCAGGTTTCCAAACCACGGTGTTGCCCATCAGTGCGGGGGCGGTAGGCAAGTTGCCCTGTATGGAGGTAAAGTTGAATGGCGTTACGGCAAAGACAAAGCCTTCGAGCGGTCGGTATTCCATGCGATTCCAGACGCCCGATGCGTTGAGGGGCTGGTCCTGATAAATGCGGGCCATAAAGTAGACGTTGAACCGGAAAAAGTCGGCCAGTTCGCAGGCCGCATCGATTTCGGCCTGGTGTACGTTTTTACTTTGGCCCAGCATCGTGGCCGCATTGAGCGTGTCGCGCCAGGGTCCGGAGAGCAGTTCTGCGGCTTTAAGGAAGATGGCCGCGCGTTCTGTCCAGGGCATGCGAGCCCAGTCTTGGCGCGCCTTGAGCGCCGCTTCAATTGCTTGTTGGGCTTCTTCAGGGCCGCCGAGGTGAACGGTGCCTAGCGTATGGGCTAGTTCATGCGGAGGGTGGAGTGTTTCAGTGCGTGTAGTGGCAAGTTCGCGTCCGCCAATAATTGGTTTGATTTCGACGGGGGTGTGTTTGAGTTCCTGTAAGCGCTTCTGGAGGGAGACGCGCTCTGGTGTACCAGGGGCGTAGCTACGTACCGGCTCGTTCGTAGGTGTGGGAGGAAAAAAGATGGCGTTATGCATAAGTCTTTGGCTTCTGGTTGATGGCGCATTTTACAATGCAAGGTGGAGCCTAAAGGCCCTGCCCTGCGTTGAAAGAACGCCCCGAGCGGAAAGGTTGTTTTCCTGTTGTAGGCAACTGCGCTCAAGGGTTACAAGTCCGGCAAGTGTTGCGTTGGGGCAACGGTCGGCCTAACTTTCTGATGGATCGGGGAGGTGGTGGAATCGGTAGACACACGGCACTTAAAATGCCGTGGGCCGCAAGGCCCGTACGGGTTCGAGTCCCGTCCTCCCCACAATGTGGTTGCTATGCTTTTAGGTTTAAGCTACGCAGGGCAGATCGTAAAGATCGCAACATAGGGGAACGTAGATCTAAAGCCGGGCGTTTGGCTGGCTTTCAGAAAGAAGCCCTGGATTGCACATGAACGTTGAATTTGCGCACGTCACCCGTCCGGCCTCTCCTCGTCGGGCTGCGGTGGAAGCTGCTTTAGAAACGAAAAAGCAAGAGATGGCTGCGCATTTACAAGCGTTGCAGGAAGAAGTGCGTCAGCTTGGATATACTGTACGCGAAGCGCTCTTGGCGCATCCGCTTTTGGGTTTGGGTGCTGGCCTAGCTGCCGGTTTGGTTGTAGGGTGGCTTCTAGGGGGTGTGGGGCAGGGGCGGCGCAATACCTTACGTCGTGCCCATCGGGCTTTGGTTGAAGGCTACATAGAAGCGCTCCTGGCAGAAGGCCGCAAGGCCGCCCGGCAAGGACGCAATCCAGAGGCAGCCATACGGCAGGCGCTTCGTGAACGCGTGCCTGTCATTTTCGTCCAAGATGCGCGGCCGCGTACTCCTCTGTTGCGCAAGTTGGGCGGTGCTGCGTTTGGACTCTTGGGGGGCGCTGTCAGTGCAGCCGCCAGTCGGGTGCTAACAGAAGTGGTATTGCAGGCCTTTGAAGCGGCCGTTCCTGCTGCGTCGGCAACCGAAGACGGGCAAGACAGCTAGTCAATTCTTCACCTCAATCTCGGAAAAGGCGCGTGATTCTTTGGGCGAAGGGATTATAGTTTCTTGCTGAACCGCTTCCGAGGAACCAAGAATCACAAGGCGGCATGCGTATCGTATTTTTGGGACCGCCTGGCGCAGGCAAAGGCACGCAGGCGCAGCGACTGGCAGAAGCCTACGGTGCGCATCATATTTCCACGGGTGAACTTATCCGGGCGGCTATGGCCTCCAAAAGCCCCTTAGGGGAAAAAGCGCGCCCGTATATTGAAGAAGGGCTCTTGGTGCCTGATGACCTAGCTTGTGAACTGGCTGAAGCCGCGCTGGCTGAACATGGATATGATCGGTTTATCTTGGACGGCTTCCCACGCACGCTGGCTCAGGCTGCGTGGTTGGATGCACGTTTGCAACACCTGCACAAGCCCTTGCAAGTGGTGCTGAATCTGGTGGTGCCCGACGATGCCATTGTAGAGCGGCTTTCAAGGCGCCGCGTACACAAGCTCACTGGAGAAAATTATCATTTGGACTACAATCCGCCGCCACCGGACATTGACCCTGCGCTTATTGTGCAGCGGCCCGATGATCATCCAGAAGCTATTCGACACCGGCTTGAGGTCTATCGTGCAACCCATGAGCCCCTGGAGCAATACTACCAAAGGCAGGGTTTGCTGGTTGAGGTTAACGGGTTGGGGAGTATGGAAGAAGTATTTGAACGGCTAGTCACTGCCTTGAAGCAGCAAGGGATTTTGCATGCGTAAGGAGTGCATGGAACAGGCCCGTCGTGCAGTGAGCACTCATGTGGCTGAACTACGCCAGATGGTAGAAGCGGCTTTGCCGCAACTGGTGGACGAGCTGCGGGAGCCAGCTGAGCTGTATGCCCCAGTGCGTTATGTACTTTCTAGTAGCGGGAAACGCATGCGTCCGGTCCTGCTCATGCTGGCAGCCGAACTCTACGGTCGACCAGCCGCAACCGTGCTGCCGGCTGCTCTGGCTGTAGAAGTGTTCCATGCGTTTACCCTGGTGCATGACGACATTATGGATCATGCTGCAGCGCGCCGCGGCCGGCCCACCGTCCATGTGCGTTGGGATGAAGCCACGGCGCTTTTGTGTGGCGACTACCTCATGGGACTTTCCTACGCCTTACTGGGCCAGCTAGAGGGAGCTCCGCTGAGCCGTGTGCTCGCCTTGTATCACCGCATGGTGGAACGTCTTTGCGAAGGGCAGGCGCTCGATAAAGCCTTTGAGACGCGCTCGCACATCTCGGTAGCAGAGTACCTGCAAATGGTCGATGGTAAAACAAGTGCTTTGCTTGAGCTGTGCTTGCAGCTTGGAGGGCTGCTTGGGGGCGCATCGGCCAACGATTTAGCTACGCTTGAGCAATTAGGGCGCAACTTAGGACGGGCTTTCCAAATTCAAGATGACTTGTTGGATCTAACCGCAACTTCGGACCAGTGGGGTAAACCTATTGGGGCAGATCTGCTGGAAGGCAAAAAAACGTTCCCATTGCTGGCTGCGCTGGAACAAGCTGAAGCAGCGGAGCAGGCGTGGTTTTATGAGCGCTTGCAGCGTCGCTTCCGGCCTGAGGAAATCCCAGAAGCGCGTCAGCGCTTGGAACGCTTAGGAGGGTTGGAAGCTGCCCGACGTGCGGTTGCTGCCTACTTGGACGAAGCCCGGGCTGCACTGGCACAGTTGCCTAATGGCCTAGCTGCCGAAGCGTTGGCCTGGGTTTTGGAGGTGCTGGAACAGCGAAGTCATTGAATGACTACATCTTGTGCAATGATCGTACGTGAAGTGACCGTTAAAAATAGGGCTGGTCTGCATACGCGTCCCGCGTCGATGATTGTGCGCACCGCATCGCGGTTTAAATCGGATTTTTACATTGAGAAAGATGGCTATGAAATCAATGGCAAAAGTATCATTGGCGTAATGACCTTGGCTGCAGAACAAGGTGCCCGGCTAAAGCTTATCTTTGAAGGGGAAGACGAGCAGGAAGCAGCCGAGGCAATTGTCTCCCTGTTTGAGCAGGGGTTTGGCGAAGTTGAATAGGAGATCTGGCATGGAACCACAGCTGAGCACAGCATCTGAAGAACCACAAGAACGTGTTTTTCAGGGCATTCCGGCTGCCCCTGGCATTGCCATTGGGCCTGCGTATCTTTTCAATAAAGAGACGGTTGTGGTTGAGGCCCGTCCGCTTGCAGCGGAAGAAGTTGAGGTAGAACTTGAGCGCTTTGAACAAGCAGTTCAGCGTGCCGAGCGCGATCTGGATAAAATCAGTTCTGTGGCCCGAGAAAAACTGGGTGAAGAAAGTGCCTCGGTGTTTGAGGCGCAACGCCTCATGTTACGTGATCCGTCTGTATATGACCAAATTCGCGCGTTTATCGCAGCGCAGCGCTGCAATGCTGACTATGCTGTGGCCCATGTGCTTGATCAACACCTGAAGCGTCTTGAAGCTAGCAGCAGTGATTACCTACGTGAGCGCGTGGCCGACTTGATCGACGTTAAGGAGCGGCTGATTCGACATTTGCGCCGTGAAAAACTGCTCTCAGCGGTCGACCCCGAGCATATCATCGTAGCCGAAAATCTATCTGCTGCTGACGTTGTGCTTTTTAGCCGGCGTGGCATTCTAGGGTGCGCAACCGATCATGGAGGGCCTACGTCCCATGTGTCTATCATGGCGCGTGCCTTGGGTGTGCCTGCTGTGGTCAGCCTGCACGGTCTGTCGGACGCGATTCAGACCGGCGATTTGGTGATTCTGGATGGCCTTCAGGGGCGTGTAATTGTTAACCCCAAGCCAGCTACCTTGGCCCAGTATCAGACGCGTCAAGAACGCTATCGCCGGTTGCTTCAGGATCAGCAGTACCTGGTTCCCTTGCCTGCTGAGACGCTCGATGGACATCGCTTTACGCTGCGGGCTAATTTGGAGCTGGTCGAAGAACTAGATTTGCTGCAAAAATATGGCGCAGAAGGCATCGGTCTGTTCCGCACCGAGGTGCTGTTTCTCATGCGCGGCCCGCTGAACGTCTCTGAAGACTACCAGCTGCACCTGTATCGCCAGATTGTAGAGCGCGTTAAACCCGCGCCAACCACATTTCGACTGCTGGATCTTGGGGGCGACAAGATGCTACCGGTTGCCCATCGCGAGCATAACCCGTTTTTGGGTTGGCGTGGATTGCGCGTGCTGTTGGACAAGGCCGAGCTGCTTTTACCTCAGCTACGCGCCTTGTTGCGGGCCAGCGCCTACGGTCCTGTGCGGCTACTGGTACCTATGGTGACGACGTTGGATGAATTTCGTCAGTTTCTGGATGTGCTCCATGCAGTAAAGGCTGAACTGAGAGCTCAAGGTGAAGTTTTTGACGAAAGTGTTCCGGTGGGAATCATGGTGGAAGTGCCGGCTGTGGCTCTTATGGCCGATCTGTTTGCTGAAGAGGTGGACTTCTTTTCCATTGGTACCAATGACCTGACGCAGTATACGCTGGCTGTTGATCGCGGGAACGACCTGGTGGCACGTCGCTATGAGGCACTGCATCCAGCTGTACTCCGGCTAATTAAGGGAACCATCGATGCAGGTCATCGGCACGGCATTCCGGTAAGTCTATGTGGTGAGCTGGCCGGAGATCCGCAAGCTACGCCAATTCTGGCCGGGCTAGGACTGGATGAGTTTAGCGCAGCACCGCCTTACTTGCCGGAGGTTAAGCGTGTTATTCGTGCGATGCAGCTGAGCGAGGCGCAGGCCTTAGCTTCCCAAGCCCTTCAGGCACGAACGGCTGGAGAGGTTGTGGCACTGGTCAACACCTGGCTCCGCGAGCACGGGTGTGGTCTGCTACAGCATGTGCAGGCCGATGAAGCCCTGGCCAATGGGGATGCTTAAACCGAATACCGTGTAGTTGCAACCGATCTATAGATGTACCATGCGGCTCGAAACCATTCGTCGCATTGACCCTGAAGGCATGTACGATGCGATTCGTGAATTCCCAGAGCAGTGGCGCCGGGGGCGCATGCTGGCGCAAGCGCTAGACCCTGGCTTCACCATAGCAGGTAAAGATCACCTGGTGGTGGCCGGCATGGGAGGGTCCGCTATTGGTGGGGATTTACTGCGCACGCTGGTAGCTGATGCGGCGCCTATCCCGGTCACTGTGGTACGGCACTAT contains:
- the ptsP gene encoding phosphoenolpyruvate--protein phosphotransferase produces the protein MEPQLSTASEEPQERVFQGIPAAPGIAIGPAYLFNKETVVVEARPLAAEEVEVELERFEQAVQRAERDLDKISSVAREKLGEESASVFEAQRLMLRDPSVYDQIRAFIAAQRCNADYAVAHVLDQHLKRLEASSSDYLRERVADLIDVKERLIRHLRREKLLSAVDPEHIIVAENLSAADVVLFSRRGILGCATDHGGPTSHVSIMARALGVPAVVSLHGLSDAIQTGDLVILDGLQGRVIVNPKPATLAQYQTRQERYRRLLQDQQYLVPLPAETLDGHRFTLRANLELVEELDLLQKYGAEGIGLFRTEVLFLMRGPLNVSEDYQLHLYRQIVERVKPAPTTFRLLDLGGDKMLPVAHREHNPFLGWRGLRVLLDKAELLLPQLRALLRASAYGPVRLLVPMVTTLDEFRQFLDVLHAVKAELRAQGEVFDESVPVGIMVEVPAVALMADLFAEEVDFFSIGTNDLTQYTLAVDRGNDLVARRYEALHPAVLRLIKGTIDAGHRHGIPVSLCGELAGDPQATPILAGLGLDEFSAAPPYLPEVKRVIRAMQLSEAQALASQALQARTAGEVVALVNTWLREHGCGLLQHVQADEALANGDA
- a CDS encoding HPr family phosphocarrier protein gives rise to the protein MIVREVTVKNRAGLHTRPASMIVRTASRFKSDFYIEKDGYEINGKSIIGVMTLAAEQGARLKLIFEGEDEQEAAEAIVSLFEQGFGEVE